Proteins encoded within one genomic window of Alteribacter populi:
- the bshC gene encoding bacillithiol biosynthesis cysteine-adding enzyme BshC, whose protein sequence is MHIQYEPLSGHNPFLDRYIEEDPALMTFYDYSYQVTDLQERAKELKARNFQRAKLKSVLKTYNESLTSNQATFEQIDKLGDDRSLMIVGGQQAGLFTGPMYTINKVISILAHAKETEENLGVPVVPLFWIAGEDHDIDEINHAFIHYKGELKRVAMRERNDLKIPASKRSLDQSQVMKQLKESLLYLRETVHTKDLYEEWEQLIFSSTTYVEFFAKLIHRLFEGTGLVLMDAADEQIRKLERPFFKDLIEENESVRDAFTEQAKAFQEAGNGSPVQVDMNLSHLFIHDNDERILLYFDEEREAFVDKEGHRSWTKNELLKVAEEEPERLSNNVISRPLMQEWLLPVLGFISGPGEIRYWGTLKKLFHFFNFQIPPLLPRMQFSIVERGAEKYLKALDLNLWQVASAGVEESREEWYEKNKPIDYDPIFETAEAEMRKVMEKVAEGLNSTDATKMDYERFTERSLQGLEQYKRTVGKQVDHLLRPTLNHFDHVRTVLHPNGGLQERTVNVLPFLNEYGSDLIQRLSVEIINRGSKHHYHTFVFL, encoded by the coding sequence ATGCACATCCAGTATGAACCATTGTCAGGGCATAATCCCTTTCTAGATAGATACATAGAAGAAGACCCCGCTTTAATGACCTTTTACGATTACAGCTACCAAGTAACGGATTTGCAAGAGAGGGCAAAAGAGTTAAAAGCCCGGAACTTTCAAAGAGCTAAATTGAAATCTGTCTTAAAAACATATAATGAGAGCCTCACATCGAATCAAGCCACCTTCGAACAAATTGACAAGCTCGGTGATGATCGCTCTCTCATGATTGTAGGTGGGCAGCAGGCGGGGCTTTTTACAGGTCCTATGTATACAATTAACAAAGTGATCTCCATTTTGGCCCATGCTAAAGAAACCGAAGAAAACCTTGGCGTGCCCGTCGTCCCTTTGTTTTGGATAGCAGGTGAGGATCATGATATCGATGAAATTAACCACGCTTTTATTCACTATAAAGGTGAATTAAAAAGAGTAGCTATGCGTGAACGGAACGATCTCAAAATTCCAGCTTCAAAGCGGAGTCTCGATCAATCTCAAGTGATGAAGCAGTTAAAGGAATCTCTTCTTTATTTAAGGGAAACTGTACATACAAAAGATCTTTACGAAGAGTGGGAACAGCTGATTTTTAGTTCCACCACTTATGTTGAATTTTTCGCTAAACTCATCCATCGACTATTCGAAGGGACAGGACTCGTGTTAATGGATGCAGCTGATGAACAGATTCGAAAATTGGAGCGTCCATTTTTCAAAGACCTTATTGAAGAGAATGAATCCGTTCGAGATGCATTTACTGAACAAGCAAAAGCCTTTCAAGAAGCGGGCAATGGAAGTCCGGTTCAGGTCGACATGAACCTGAGTCACTTGTTTATCCATGATAATGACGAACGAATTCTTTTGTATTTTGATGAAGAACGAGAAGCTTTCGTTGATAAAGAAGGTCACCGATCATGGACAAAAAATGAATTATTAAAAGTGGCTGAAGAAGAACCGGAGAGGTTAAGCAACAACGTCATTTCCAGGCCACTTATGCAAGAATGGCTACTTCCAGTTCTTGGTTTTATTTCCGGTCCTGGGGAGATTCGATATTGGGGAACATTGAAAAAGCTGTTTCATTTTTTTAATTTTCAAATCCCCCCACTTCTCCCCCGGATGCAGTTCAGCATAGTAGAAAGAGGCGCTGAAAAGTACTTGAAAGCCCTCGACCTTAATCTTTGGCAGGTAGCCTCAGCGGGGGTGGAAGAGTCGAGAGAAGAGTGGTATGAAAAAAATAAACCTATCGATTACGACCCTATCTTTGAAACGGCTGAAGCTGAGATGAGAAAGGTGATGGAAAAAGTAGCGGAGGGACTTAATTCGACTGATGCAACAAAAATGGACTACGAGCGGTTTACTGAGAGAAGTTTGCAAGGGCTGGAGCAATATAAACGGACAGTAGGCAAACAAGTTGATCATCTCTTACGCCCCACTTTAAACCACTTCGATCATGTACGGACTGTTTTACACCCTAACGGAGGGCTACAGGAAAGAACAGTCAATGTTTTACCATTTTTAAATGAATACGGCTCAGACCTTATTCAGAGACTTTCGGTAGAAATTATAAATCGTGGATCTAAGCATCACTATCACACATTTGTATTTTTATAA
- the rpmF gene encoding 50S ribosomal protein L32 has protein sequence MAVPFRRTSKTRKNKRRTHIKLNVPGMVNCPECGEAKLSHRVCKACGSYKGKDVVNK, from the coding sequence ATGGCAGTACCTTTTCGTAGAACTAGTAAAACGCGTAAGAACAAGCGACGTACTCACATCAAATTGAATGTACCTGGCATGGTAAATTGTCCGGAGTGCGGTGAAGCTAAGCTATCTCACCGTGTATGTAAAGCTTGCGGATCTTACAAAGGTAAAGACGTTGTAAACAAATAA
- a CDS encoding DUF3397 domain-containing protein, whose product MLGDVMAYVVATLVTAPIIGLYLVYIITVKMTKKKVYALKLAVDWSLLLFMFAVHFIIMEIWNVSLIGMMIALILLTAIVFTFIHWRMYEEIKILRIIKGVWRFQFVVFLVLYFVLMFYGFASEMFMFTFGGTQV is encoded by the coding sequence ATGTTAGGTGATGTGATGGCTTATGTCGTGGCGACACTTGTTACCGCACCCATCATTGGTCTTTATTTGGTCTATATCATTACTGTGAAAATGACGAAGAAAAAAGTTTACGCGTTAAAGTTAGCTGTAGATTGGTCATTGTTGCTGTTTATGTTTGCCGTTCATTTTATCATAATGGAAATTTGGAACGTTTCATTGATTGGAATGATGATTGCTCTTATCTTGCTAACTGCTATTGTTTTTACTTTTATCCATTGGAGAATGTATGAGGAAATCAAGATTTTGCGAATTATCAAAGGGGTCTGGCGGTTTCAGTTTGTCGTCTTTTTAGTTTTATATTTCGTGTTAATGTTCTATGGGTTTGCTTCAGAAATGTTTATGTTTACTTTCGGGGGGACGCAAGTTTAA
- a CDS encoding 2-dehydropantoate 2-reductase — protein MTIGIIGSGSIGLLLASYLQLADHEVKLFTQRKQQADVIQKEGIHLLQDQRSIHLHTRIQANSFLEWNPGKWDCVFIAVKQYQLDHVLSVLSRTVLSCPVILVLNGMGHVEKAERYLGNTPLYASVVTHGAKRITDNQVRHTGVGECKIGSLKGMNGELDSVIYRLDQAGFTAKSEVDITRWMREKLVVNAVINPLTALYRVENGALLSNEFYYENAKAVYIEIKNVITPVPRWEQVEDIIRKTSKNHSSMYEDIRLKRRTEIDAITGYILDKGEEQGHKLPIVSFLHESVKGLERGSANVR, from the coding sequence GTGACAATTGGTATTATTGGCAGCGGGTCAATAGGTCTGTTGCTAGCAAGTTATTTACAATTGGCTGACCATGAAGTGAAACTGTTTACACAAAGAAAACAACAAGCTGATGTCATTCAAAAGGAAGGCATTCATCTCCTTCAAGATCAGCGCTCGATTCATTTGCATACGCGAATACAAGCAAACTCGTTCTTAGAATGGAATCCAGGTAAATGGGACTGTGTATTTATAGCTGTTAAGCAATATCAGCTTGACCATGTCCTTAGCGTACTTTCAAGAACGGTTCTTAGCTGTCCGGTTATTCTCGTTTTAAATGGAATGGGGCACGTGGAGAAAGCTGAGAGATATTTAGGGAACACGCCGCTTTATGCTAGTGTAGTTACGCATGGTGCAAAAAGAATAACTGATAATCAAGTGCGTCACACAGGCGTTGGTGAATGCAAAATTGGCTCATTGAAAGGGATGAATGGTGAGCTGGACTCTGTCATTTACAGACTGGATCAAGCTGGTTTTACTGCAAAGTCTGAGGTCGATATTACTCGCTGGATGCGTGAAAAATTGGTAGTGAATGCGGTAATTAATCCATTGACAGCTTTATATAGGGTGGAGAATGGCGCACTTTTATCCAATGAATTTTACTATGAAAATGCAAAAGCAGTATATATCGAAATCAAAAATGTCATAACCCCTGTTCCGAGGTGGGAGCAGGTGGAGGATATCATCCGAAAAACCTCGAAAAACCATTCTTCGATGTATGAAGATATTCGCTTGAAAAGAAGAACGGAAATAGATGCGATAACAGGGTACATACTGGACAAAGGGGAAGAGCAGGGACACAAGCTGCCAATTGTGTCATTTTTGCATGAATCAGTCAAAGGTTTGGAAAGGGGGAGTGCTAATGTTAGGTGA
- the ftsL gene encoding cell division protein FtsL — MSLADKQVQHQQHSMPQHETKTLKQRVFKGGLTKGERIIYPLALLGVIVVAYMMVSNYASIYIANHHIQQTEQVIAEQTTVNDGLTLQVKELSDPDRILQIAQNELGMELDDQNVRVIQNQD; from the coding sequence GTGAGTTTGGCAGATAAACAAGTACAACATCAACAGCACTCGATGCCTCAGCACGAAACGAAAACGTTAAAGCAACGTGTATTTAAAGGCGGTCTTACAAAAGGGGAGAGAATCATTTATCCATTGGCTTTGCTTGGAGTGATCGTTGTAGCCTATATGATGGTTTCTAACTACGCTTCGATCTACATAGCAAACCATCACATCCAGCAAACTGAACAAGTAATTGCAGAGCAGACGACTGTTAATGATGGCCTTACCTTACAGGTGAAAGAATTATCAGACCCAGATCGTATTCTCCAGATTGCTCAAAATGAACTTGGGATGGAATTGGATGATCAAAATGTAAGAGTAATCCAAAATCAGGATTAA
- the rsmH gene encoding 16S rRNA (cytosine(1402)-N(4))-methyltransferase RsmH, whose translation MFEHETVLKEETVEGLNVHPDGIYVDCTLGGGGHSERILKELGEKGKLYAFDQDDQALAFAKERLESYRENVIFVRSNFRHLKDELHERGITEVDGFVFDLGVSSPQFDEPERGFSYRYDAPLDMRMDQTQQLTAYDVVNTWSFHELMKVISQYGEERFAKNIARKIEAKREEAPIETTGELVDIIKDAIPAPARRKGGHPAKRTFQAIRIAVNDELNVFESALEDAIALIKPAGRIAVITFHSLEDRICKKVFKQKSSTPELPKGLPVIPKEYEPELTLVSRKPILANDLELEKNPRAKSAKLRIAEKN comes from the coding sequence ATGTTTGAACACGAAACAGTGCTAAAGGAAGAAACCGTAGAAGGGCTTAATGTTCATCCGGATGGGATTTATGTGGACTGTACACTAGGTGGTGGAGGTCATAGTGAGCGGATATTAAAGGAACTCGGTGAAAAAGGAAAGCTGTATGCTTTTGATCAAGATGATCAAGCCTTAGCGTTTGCCAAAGAACGTTTAGAATCTTACAGGGAGAACGTAATATTTGTACGTTCGAATTTTCGCCACTTAAAAGATGAACTTCACGAAAGAGGCATTACAGAGGTTGATGGTTTTGTATTTGATCTAGGTGTGTCCTCTCCTCAGTTTGATGAACCAGAGAGAGGGTTTAGCTATCGTTATGATGCCCCGTTGGACATGAGAATGGATCAAACGCAACAGCTTACTGCTTACGATGTGGTGAATACGTGGTCGTTCCATGAATTAATGAAAGTCATTAGTCAATATGGTGAAGAGCGATTTGCAAAAAATATTGCTCGGAAAATTGAGGCGAAAAGGGAAGAAGCTCCGATTGAAACGACAGGAGAACTTGTGGACATTATTAAAGATGCCATTCCTGCACCTGCAAGAAGAAAAGGTGGACATCCAGCAAAACGAACATTTCAGGCGATCCGAATCGCTGTAAATGACGAACTCAATGTTTTCGAATCAGCATTAGAAGATGCGATCGCGTTAATTAAACCTGCTGGAAGAATTGCGGTTATTACTTTCCATTCATTAGAAGACCGGATTTGTAAAAAAGTGTTTAAACAAAAAAGTTCCACACCGGAATTGCCAAAAGGATTACCTGTGATACCAAAAGAGTATGAACCAGAGCTTACACTCGTATCTCGTAAGCCGATTTTAGCGAATGATTTAGAATTAGAGAAAAATCCAAGAGCGAAATCCGCAAAGTTGAGGATTGCTGAGAAAAATTAA
- a CDS encoding N-acetyltransferase produces MVDYKEVKRLRINFKTLEEFENFREYGLQELSMKEDLQGNMIDNDSESPFYGIYYGDKLVARMSLYKVDEKYDRYFEPPQDYYELWKLEVLEPYKGKGFGKSLVDYAKSLELPLKTNARQRSDEFWNKMGFEPLTYDTQRDRGENPYVWFPEGVKEQKTENEK; encoded by the coding sequence ATGGTTGATTACAAAGAAGTTAAGCGCTTACGTATAAACTTTAAAACACTTGAAGAGTTTGAAAACTTTCGTGAGTATGGATTGCAAGAATTGTCCATGAAAGAAGACTTGCAAGGAAACATGATTGATAACGACAGTGAATCTCCATTCTATGGCATTTATTACGGTGACAAATTAGTCGCTCGCATGAGTTTATACAAAGTAGACGAAAAATACGATCGCTATTTCGAACCTCCTCAAGATTACTATGAACTTTGGAAACTTGAAGTTTTAGAACCTTACAAAGGAAAAGGCTTTGGTAAGTCTCTTGTTGATTATGCCAAATCATTAGAGCTACCATTAAAGACAAATGCCCGGCAGCGTTCAGATGAGTTTTGGAACAAGATGGGTTTTGAACCTTTAACGTACGACACCCAACGAGATCGTGGGGAAAACCCATACGTTTGGTTTCCGGAAGGAGTAAAAGAACAAAAGACAGAAAACGAAAAATAA
- the mraZ gene encoding division/cell wall cluster transcriptional repressor MraZ, translating to MFMGEFRHNIDEKGRMIIPAKFRDDLGSSFVVTRGLDQCLFVYPEEEWRHLEQKLKTLPFTKKDARAFTRFFFSGATECELDKQGRVNVASVLRSYAKLEKECVIIGVSNRVEIWSKEIWEEYFAESEDSFTEIAEGIVDFDL from the coding sequence ATGTTTATGGGAGAGTTTCGCCATAATATCGACGAAAAAGGCAGGATGATTATTCCAGCTAAATTCCGTGACGATCTCGGCTCCTCCTTCGTAGTAACAAGAGGTTTGGACCAATGTTTGTTTGTGTATCCTGAAGAAGAATGGAGACACTTAGAACAGAAACTAAAAACCTTGCCGTTTACAAAAAAAGATGCAAGGGCCTTTACAAGGTTTTTCTTTTCTGGAGCTACTGAATGTGAACTTGATAAGCAAGGAAGAGTCAATGTTGCTTCCGTTCTTCGTTCATATGCAAAGCTGGAAAAGGAATGTGTAATTATTGGTGTCTCAAACCGCGTGGAAATTTGGAGTAAAGAGATTTGGGAAGAGTATTTTGCTGAATCTGAAGACTCGTTTACTGAAATTGCTGAAGGAATTGTAGATTTTGATTTGTAA
- a CDS encoding YceD family protein encodes MKWSVQQLLSYKQKGLHVNESVDVSDLVKKDREIRHISPVHVTGDTLFSNDAITFRLHIEGKMTLPCARTLNDVEYPFSIEANEIFKLDEWATFEEEEDVHELEDNTVDLLPYVKERILLEKPMQVFSDEEEGPAPVSGKDWELVPEEEQGKKVDPRLKDLEKFFEKEE; translated from the coding sequence ATGAAATGGTCGGTTCAACAGTTGTTATCCTATAAGCAAAAAGGATTGCACGTTAACGAATCGGTAGATGTATCAGATTTAGTAAAGAAAGACCGTGAAATCCGCCATATCAGTCCTGTACATGTAACAGGAGACACATTATTTTCGAACGATGCAATCACATTTAGATTGCACATTGAAGGAAAGATGACACTCCCTTGTGCGAGGACGTTAAATGATGTAGAATATCCTTTCTCCATCGAAGCCAACGAAATATTTAAGTTGGATGAATGGGCCACCTTCGAAGAGGAAGAAGACGTTCATGAGTTGGAAGATAACACGGTAGATTTATTACCTTATGTTAAAGAACGTATTTTGTTAGAAAAACCGATGCAAGTGTTCAGTGATGAGGAGGAAGGACCTGCTCCTGTTTCTGGTAAAGACTGGGAATTAGTCCCGGAAGAAGAACAGGGGAAAAAAGTCGACCCCCGACTCAAGGACCTTGAGAAGTTTTTCGAAAAAGAAGAGTAA
- a CDS encoding penicillin-binding protein, giving the protein MEQLKSRKITVRAIIILGIFLFFIGLIFFRFVYIQAAKEVQGQDLNSLIEERWSQTHVIDGKRGTIFDREGEAIAEEVPSYTLIAILDDTYDNHIKDPKEAAQKLTTVLDLPVDAVEERFSQDLVQVEVSGARYLSTEVRQEIEDLEIDGITFREDPKRYYPNQTFASHLIGYTERDMSVARMGLEQSLDEYLSDESGEITYQKDGRGRRLADAENTISPPDNGNDVYLTIDTKIQMVLEQAMTQVNDEYSPERMIAIVADPKTGEILGMSNRPSFNPNHYEDISNYTNYAVSSRFEPGSTIKAFTLAAAIEEGVYDGEGKFRSGTYQIGPDTIPDHNAGEGWGEITFNEGVQRSSNVAFSKLALENLKPERFFDYVEAFGFRETTGIDLPQEANSAIADYRPIDAATTAFGQGSAITPIQQIQAATAIANGGKMMKPYVIDRIYDKDSEDIVHQSEPEVAGEPISESTSKQVLEILESVVTSSAGTGQPYAIEGFDIAGKTGTAQINDPDGPGRLSGHGNHIYSFLGMAPADDPEVIVYVAVDRPDIDLHESGSIPVSKVFKPVMQQSLQYMNITPQTIEEEHVEEAGLEVEDYTELSVTDVSDQLESAALNPIVIGENDEVISQFPSQGASVLPNEKVFLLTEGDSFAIPDFTGWSARHVYAWMKLSDLDVTIEGSGYVSTQSISPGTEVDPGTQVKIELDTERTEETTEEHSEPEDEDDDYQENPEETEDDEDSFFMD; this is encoded by the coding sequence ATGGAACAATTAAAAAGTAGGAAGATTACCGTACGCGCCATTATCATTCTCGGAATCTTCCTTTTCTTTATTGGATTGATTTTTTTCAGGTTTGTATACATTCAAGCTGCAAAAGAAGTGCAGGGACAAGACTTAAACTCTCTAATTGAAGAGCGGTGGTCCCAGACGCATGTTATTGACGGGAAAAGAGGGACCATTTTTGATCGTGAAGGAGAAGCGATTGCAGAAGAAGTACCTTCCTATACACTCATTGCTATTTTAGATGATACGTATGATAACCATATAAAAGACCCGAAAGAAGCGGCACAGAAATTAACAACGGTTTTAGATCTTCCAGTCGATGCTGTAGAAGAAAGGTTTTCTCAAGATCTTGTTCAGGTAGAGGTGTCAGGAGCGAGATATTTGAGCACCGAAGTTCGACAAGAAATCGAAGACCTTGAAATTGACGGGATTACATTCCGTGAGGATCCGAAACGTTATTACCCAAACCAAACGTTTGCTTCTCATTTAATTGGTTATACCGAAAGAGATATGAGTGTTGCACGAATGGGGTTGGAACAAAGTCTTGACGAGTATTTATCCGATGAAAGTGGGGAAATTACCTACCAAAAAGACGGAAGGGGGCGTCGCCTTGCTGATGCGGAAAATACTATTTCCCCTCCCGACAACGGAAATGATGTATATTTGACCATTGATACAAAGATTCAAATGGTATTAGAGCAAGCGATGACACAGGTTAACGATGAATATTCACCTGAAAGAATGATCGCCATTGTCGCAGATCCGAAAACCGGAGAGATCCTCGGAATGTCGAATCGTCCGAGCTTTAACCCGAATCATTATGAAGACATAAGCAACTATACGAATTATGCCGTTTCATCACGTTTTGAGCCGGGTTCTACAATTAAAGCTTTTACGTTAGCTGCAGCTATAGAAGAAGGGGTATACGATGGAGAAGGAAAGTTTCGATCTGGAACATACCAAATTGGACCAGACACGATCCCTGACCACAATGCTGGGGAAGGTTGGGGAGAAATTACCTTTAACGAAGGAGTTCAACGATCATCCAACGTTGCTTTCTCTAAACTAGCTTTGGAAAATCTAAAGCCCGAGCGATTTTTCGACTACGTCGAGGCATTTGGCTTCCGTGAAACAACCGGAATCGATCTTCCTCAAGAAGCAAACAGTGCAATAGCTGACTACAGACCGATTGATGCTGCAACAACTGCCTTTGGTCAAGGGTCTGCGATTACACCGATTCAACAAATTCAAGCGGCTACTGCTATCGCTAATGGTGGAAAGATGATGAAGCCTTATGTAATTGATCGAATTTATGATAAAGACAGCGAGGATATCGTTCATCAGAGTGAACCAGAAGTGGCGGGGGAACCCATTTCTGAAAGCACATCAAAGCAAGTGCTGGAAATTTTAGAATCCGTTGTTACCTCGTCAGCGGGAACTGGTCAGCCTTATGCGATTGAAGGCTTTGATATTGCCGGAAAAACAGGGACAGCTCAAATCAATGACCCTGATGGACCTGGTAGATTATCGGGTCACGGTAACCATATTTATTCCTTTTTAGGGATGGCACCTGCTGATGATCCGGAAGTCATTGTTTATGTTGCGGTGGACCGACCGGATATTGACCTCCACGAAAGCGGGTCAATCCCAGTTTCTAAAGTGTTTAAGCCCGTCATGCAACAAAGTCTTCAATATATGAATATTACCCCTCAAACGATTGAAGAAGAACATGTAGAGGAGGCAGGTTTAGAAGTTGAAGACTATACGGAGCTTTCAGTAACAGATGTCAGTGATCAACTTGAAAGTGCCGCTTTGAACCCAATAGTAATTGGGGAAAACGACGAAGTGATTTCCCAGTTTCCGTCACAAGGAGCATCGGTCTTACCGAATGAGAAAGTTTTCTTGTTAACAGAAGGTGATTCGTTTGCCATCCCCGATTTTACAGGGTGGTCGGCCCGACATGTGTATGCCTGGATGAAATTGTCAGATCTCGACGTGACGATTGAAGGTAGCGGTTATGTAAGTACACAAAGCATTTCCCCTGGAACTGAGGTTGATCCTGGTACCCAGGTGAAAATTGAATTAGATACAGAGAGGACAGAAGAAACGACCGAGGAGCATTCAGAACCAGAAGATGAAGACGATGATTATCAGGAAAATCCTGAAGAAACCGAAGATGATGAAGACTCGTTCTTTATGGATTAA
- a CDS encoding RsfA family transcriptional regulator, with product MVRQDAWNNDEDLTLAEVVLRHIREGSTQLSAFEEVGQKLSRTPAACGFRWNSAIRKKYDTAIQLAKKQRKSVKSHLNRLPDMPKGDESYQEKVGQLNGSNEDVVKAFNEVIEFLTKQKKVLQTVSEYMSPEEFTQKCESLKQENEALNEELSKVKDDYELIKNDYQLMINVVERAAKRNKTAASSPS from the coding sequence GTGGTTCGACAGGATGCTTGGAATAATGATGAGGATCTTACATTGGCAGAAGTTGTATTAAGACATATTAGAGAAGGCAGCACACAATTATCGGCTTTTGAGGAAGTAGGTCAAAAGCTCTCTAGGACTCCTGCTGCTTGTGGCTTTCGGTGGAATTCAGCGATAAGGAAAAAGTATGACACAGCGATACAGCTAGCGAAAAAGCAAAGGAAAAGTGTGAAATCTCATCTAAACCGTTTGCCTGACATGCCAAAAGGTGATGAGAGTTATCAAGAAAAAGTCGGTCAACTTAATGGGAGTAATGAAGATGTTGTCAAAGCGTTTAATGAAGTGATCGAGTTTCTAACCAAACAGAAAAAGGTACTGCAAACCGTATCGGAGTACATGTCTCCTGAAGAGTTCACCCAGAAGTGTGAATCATTAAAGCAGGAAAATGAAGCGTTGAATGAAGAGTTATCAAAAGTAAAAGATGATTATGAATTAATAAAAAACGATTATCAGCTTATGATCAATGTCGTAGAACGTGCAGCAAAACGGAACAAAACGGCAGCTTCTTCTCCATCATAG
- a CDS encoding enoyl-CoA hydratase/isomerase family protein, whose translation MTEKQKVILTALGEGVVKITLNRPEVRNAIDEDVIDQLNTILDKLETNSTVRLAIITGEGEAFCSGGDLSKFHSLKTAEDALKMLVPMSEILKRFASLPFITVAYMNGHAVGGGCEIAASCDFRVAKPYVKTGFIQGQLQITTGWGGASLLKEKIGFTNALIMLSTARTFTVEEGVSLGWIQAVVEDEDELRVWCEQWKLVSHGVLSTYKHSLRNKQVTRELFKNIDTEVKECATLWEKEEHHQAVNAFLSK comes from the coding sequence ATGACAGAAAAGCAAAAAGTAATTCTTACTGCTCTCGGAGAAGGGGTAGTGAAAATTACACTTAATCGCCCGGAGGTTAGAAATGCCATCGACGAAGACGTTATTGACCAATTAAATACAATACTAGACAAACTTGAAACGAATTCTACGGTTCGCCTTGCTATCATTACTGGAGAAGGTGAGGCTTTTTGTTCAGGAGGGGATTTGAGTAAATTCCATTCGCTTAAAACTGCAGAAGATGCATTAAAAATGCTAGTTCCAATGAGTGAAATATTAAAAAGATTCGCCTCTCTTCCATTCATTACAGTTGCTTATATGAATGGTCATGCAGTAGGTGGAGGCTGTGAAATAGCGGCAAGCTGCGATTTTCGTGTTGCTAAACCGTATGTGAAAACTGGATTTATTCAAGGACAACTACAAATTACAACGGGGTGGGGTGGAGCATCCCTTTTAAAGGAAAAAATCGGTTTTACTAATGCATTGATCATGCTGAGTACAGCTCGCACGTTTACAGTTGAAGAAGGAGTAAGCTTAGGTTGGATTCAAGCTGTTGTAGAAGATGAAGACGAATTGAGGGTGTGGTGCGAGCAATGGAAGCTGGTATCACATGGAGTATTATCTACTTACAAACATTCGCTTAGAAATAAACAAGTTACTAGAGAGTTGTTTAAGAATATAGATACAGAGGTAAAAGAATGCGCGACTCTTTGGGAGAAAGAAGAGCACCACCAAGCGGTAAATGCTTTCCTTTCAAAGTAG